TTTTGGGCTGGTTGCTTTTATAGCTGAACAGCATATATAAAAGCACACTCAGATAAGCAGTCAGTACAATATCGGTTTCGGTTGTAATGGACTGCATCAGGAAATCGGGTAGTAAGGCAAATGCCAAAGCGCAGAAGAAACTGGCCGACAGCCGGTTTTGGCCAATGCGCTGGACAATGCCAAAAACAGCAACAATGGCTGTCCAGTAGCTAAGATGATGAATGAACTTGAAGCCATTTTCAAAATGGCCCGTCATCAGAAACGAATAGATCTGAAGGGTACAAACACTTTTCGGATATGTATCGATATTCCAGTTTGTACCGCCAAAATGACGCATTGTGCCGCGCTGAATATATTGCATCACACGGTTCAAATGGCCTGTCATACTATCCCATTCGTTGGGAACGGTGAACAACACCAGCAATAGATTGGTGACGGCAAGTACTGCCAGGGTTACGAATAGTACGGAAAATAAAAAGCGTGAATAGCCTGATAATCCACCAAACCATTGTCGGCCTGTATGCCATCGCTCCTCGATAAGCGAAAAAACAGAAAACGGTTCTGGGTTAGGAGTAAGCCAGCGTAGTATAAATCCGATGAGGGTAGCTGTACCAAAAACTGCAACTGCCCATACCAGTGTGTTTGCCGTTAAATAAAGTGCTGAAAGGATAAAACCGGTTAGAATAACGCTTCCGGCTCCCAATAAAAATGTAGTCAGCCACCATTCGGTAAGCGAACGACGGGAAATCCGTGTCGACAGACGACTAATGTAGCCAAGAAATAGTGCTAGCGCGAGAAGATAAATTAGGGTCATAACGCACGATATACGGTGCAGGTACTAAGGTAAATGGATACATCAGATGAGCAATGGATGATTAACAGGCAGGCCATGCTTTGGCGAACATCAGTATCCATTAAGTATCAATTTATCCATTTACTTCGCTGACAATGGCAATCGCTTCGTTAACTAACGTAGCAATCCGGTCAATGTCTTCTTCGGGCAAGTCGGGATAGAGTGGCAGGCATAATACACGCGAGGCTATATCTTCCGATATAGGGCATGGTTGCAGAATGCCGTCTTTAAGCGCAAAAGGTAAGGTATTCAGCGATGGATAAAAATAACGTCGGGGTACTACATGCTGAGCTTTTAGCACTTCGGTCACCCGGAGGAGGGTTTCTTCGGAGTCGAGTACAATCGGGTAATAGGCGTAATTGTAATCGGTACCAGGTAGTAAAGTGGGCCGGGTGATCCGGGTAAAATCCAGCCGATCGGCATAATAGCTAAACCGTAATTTACGCGCTGCGATCAGGTCGGGAACTTTGGGTAACACACAAAGTCCCATTGCCGCATGAAGCTCTGAATTTTTGGCGTTGATACCCATCTCGAAGTAGTCATCGTTTCGATGACCAAACGAACGAAAATGCCTTAATTTTTTAGCAATATCATCGTCGTTTGTGACGATACAACCGCCTTCGACGCTATGAAATACTTTTGTAGCATGAAAACTACACGTGCTTATGTCCCCATAGCTTAGAATAGACTGGCCCTTATAGCTGGCACCGAATGTGTGGGCAGCATCATAGATCAACTTCAGGTTATGACGATCGGCAATTGCCTGTATCTGCTCCATGCGGCAAGGGTTCCCGTAGACATGCGTTGCCAGAATTGCCTGGGTGTTTTCGGTAATCAACGGCTCGATCTTGTCGGGATCTATATTGAAGTCGTCGGGATTGATATCCGCAAAAATGGGGGTGCAGCCTTCCCACAAGAGTGCATTGGTCGTGGCTACATACGAAAAGGGAGTTGTAATAACTTCTTTTGTAATGTTGAGGGCCTTGAGGGCCATCTGCAGCACAATGGTGCCGTTGGTACAGAAAAGAAGGTGTTTTACACCCAACTCTTTTTTCAGATCCTCTTCCAGCTTTTGTAGTAAAGGGCCATCGTTTGTGAGGTGTACTCGCTCCCAAATACCTTCCAGATACTTTACATATTCCTGTAGATCAGGCAGATACGATTTTGTTATGTAGATCATACGTCAATTGGCAGTTCCTGGATGAGCAGACAATAACTTAGGTTTATGGTATTCAGCTAACGGTTGGCTATCGCATGGCTTGTCCATGCGCCGTACCCCGAATACTTAACCGAACGACTAGTTATTACTCACTAACAACTGGTTCAAGCATTTTAATGTGAAAGGGAAACTGAGGCCGTACATAGCCCGGCCATTTACCGTACCATGCAATGCCTTCTCGATAATCTTCCACATCAAAGGTAATGCCTTCTTCCATAACAAAAACGGGGGTAACCGTATCCTTGACAATCATCATGGAGATTGTATAGGAACCATCATTAAGAAAATACCCCGGAATGGTACATTCGCCTGCTATTAACCCCTTCCCGTACGGCTGCGATTGAGTACCTATATTGAAGATACACTCGCCTGTAAGTGAGTTTAAATGCAGACTCAAGTTTAAATTGGCGCGTTCCATCTGATTCCAGAACTCGAACCGGAACTTCATTGACGTGCGCACGTCGATATGAGTAAGATCATCCAAATAATCGGGAATTAACTCGATCCGGCGGACCCGAACCAGATCGTTTCCGGGCGCTTCCTCCGGGGTATCCCATTGACGGACCAGCCGCGTTTTGGATACTTTACTTAGATAGGAAGCCACTACCTGATTTGTTTCCCCTTGTTCGATCAATCGCCCTTTTTCAAAGTACAGGGTTTTATTACAAAGTGCCTGAACGGCAGTCAGGTTATGGCTCACAAAAATGATCGTCCGACCGCTTGCCGAATTATCGCGCATTTTGCCGAGGCTCTTTTTTTGAAACTCAGCATCGCCTACAGCCAGAACTTCGTCCACAATCATGATTTCGGGGTCAAGGTGTGCCGAAATTGCAAAGCCTAGCCTGACATACATCCCTGATGAATAGCGTTTTACGGGTGTATCAAGAAATTTTTCGACCCCGGCAAACGCTACAATTTCGTCGAACTGCTTCTTTATTTCAGTACGGCTCATGCCTAAGAGCGAGCCATTCAGAAATATGTTTTCCCGTCCGGTCAGTTCAGGGTGAAAACCAGTACCCACTTCGAGCAGGCTGGCTACCCGCCCACGAATGCGAACGGTACCGGTTGTAGGCTGGATGATTTTGCTCAGGATTTTGAGCATGGTCGATTTGCCAGCGCCATTGTGTCCGATAATACCTACCCGGTCCCCCTGTTCAATCGAAAAATTAACATCCCGCAAGGCCCAGAACTCTTCGTGCGTGATGGTGATTTGGTCTTTTTTTCTGCCGAATATCGACCGAAAGTTTTCCGAGATGACATCCCGCAACGTATTGACACCCTTGCCCTTTTTATGGTCAATGATGTATTGCTTGCTAATATTTTCGACAGTAATGACAGACATAAGTGGTGAGGAGCGAGTAGTGAGTAGTGAGTAGTGGGAATGCTGCCACTTTAAGAAAAACATGCGCCAGCATTCTCACTCCTCACTCCTCACTACTCACTACTTTTAAATATCATCTACAAATGTATTCTCCCGTTTCCGAAAAAAGTAGAGGGAAAGCGTCAAACATACCAATACAATACTGACTGATATGAGTAGACTCTGTGGATTGAAATAAGCTTTCTCGCCTAGAAGTGACCAGCGGAACCCATCGATAATACCAACCATTGGATTGGCCCAATAGAATGGAGCCCACCATTCCGACGCTTTATCGGCAACAAGTCGACTACTATAGGCGATAGGGCAAATATAAAACCCAACCTGGACAATAAACGGAATAAGCTGAGCTATATCGCGGAAACGGACGTTGACAGCCGCAAAGAATAGCCCAAAGGCAAAAGACGCCAATAAAGCCAGCAAAATA
This window of the Spirosoma aerolatum genome carries:
- a CDS encoding ABC transporter ATP-binding protein yields the protein MSVITVENISKQYIIDHKKGKGVNTLRDVISENFRSIFGRKKDQITITHEEFWALRDVNFSIEQGDRVGIIGHNGAGKSTMLKILSKIIQPTTGTVRIRGRVASLLEVGTGFHPELTGRENIFLNGSLLGMSRTEIKKQFDEIVAFAGVEKFLDTPVKRYSSGMYVRLGFAISAHLDPEIMIVDEVLAVGDAEFQKKSLGKMRDNSASGRTIIFVSHNLTAVQALCNKTLYFEKGRLIEQGETNQVVASYLSKVSKTRLVRQWDTPEEAPGNDLVRVRRIELIPDYLDDLTHIDVRTSMKFRFEFWNQMERANLNLSLHLNSLTGECIFNIGTQSQPYGKGLIAGECTIPGYFLNDGSYTISMMIVKDTVTPVFVMEEGITFDVEDYREGIAWYGKWPGYVRPQFPFHIKMLEPVVSE
- a CDS encoding DegT/DnrJ/EryC1/StrS family aminotransferase — translated: MIYITKSYLPDLQEYVKYLEGIWERVHLTNDGPLLQKLEEDLKKELGVKHLLFCTNGTIVLQMALKALNITKEVITTPFSYVATTNALLWEGCTPIFADINPDDFNIDPDKIEPLITENTQAILATHVYGNPCRMEQIQAIADRHNLKLIYDAAHTFGASYKGQSILSYGDISTCSFHATKVFHSVEGGCIVTNDDDIAKKLRHFRSFGHRNDDYFEMGINAKNSELHAAMGLCVLPKVPDLIAARKLRFSYYADRLDFTRITRPTLLPGTDYNYAYYPIVLDSEETLLRVTEVLKAQHVVPRRYFYPSLNTLPFALKDGILQPCPISEDIASRVLCLPLYPDLPEEDIDRIATLVNEAIAIVSEVNG